In Arcobacter ellisii, a genomic segment contains:
- a CDS encoding peroxiredoxin: MACDTGAKPIEEKEIVLDNENNNEIKKEKNMSSSLVLRKVPEFKMDAYDSKTGHYVTVSSEDYKGKWHVVCFYPADFTFVCPTEIAAMNAKYDEFQELGVEILAVSTDTKFSHKRFVETEPLLKGLKLTIGADTTGAVSRAFGVMIEEEGLALRGRFLINPEGTVVAQEVQAPMVGRNVHEFLRQVRAWQHASKTGEVCPAGWVPGKKTLPVNTDVEQMTGRVGDYITIEEIMS, from the coding sequence ATGGCTTGTGATACAGGTGCAAAACCAATTGAAGAAAAAGAAATAGTTTTAGATAATGAAAATAATAATGAAATAAAAAAGGAAAAAAATATGAGTTCAAGTTTAGTTTTAAGAAAAGTTCCAGAGTTCAAAATGGATGCCTATGATTCAAAAACAGGTCACTATGTAACTGTAAGTAGTGAAGATTATAAAGGTAAATGGCATGTAGTTTGTTTCTATCCAGCAGATTTTACATTTGTTTGTCCAACAGAAATTGCAGCAATGAATGCAAAATATGATGAGTTCCAAGAACTTGGTGTTGAAATTTTAGCTGTATCAACAGATACTAAATTTTCTCATAAAAGATTTGTTGAAACTGAACCTTTATTAAAAGGATTAAAATTAACTATTGGTGCAGATACAACAGGTGCTGTAAGTAGAGCATTTGGAGTTATGATTGAAGAAGAAGGATTAGCACTTAGAGGAAGATTCTTAATCAATCCAGAAGGAACTGTTGTAGCTCAAGAAGTTCAAGCGCCAATGGTTGGAAGAAATGTACATGAGTTTTTAAGACAAGTAAGAGCTTGGCAACATGCAAGTAAAACTGGTGAAGTTTGCCCAGCTGGTTGGGTTCCTGGTAAAAAAACACTTCCAGTTAATACAGATGTTGAACAAATGACAGGAAGAGTTGGAGATTATATCACTATTGAAGAAATAATGTCTTAA